In one window of Hyla sarda isolate aHylSar1 chromosome 1, aHylSar1.hap1, whole genome shotgun sequence DNA:
- the LOC130300889 gene encoding protein spinster homolog 1-like, with protein sequence MASPQDPLLKEEEEAMEDHSDMDVEKGDIPERQNLPSLSVMSTARSIITVVILAFVNFLIYANRSSVAGVLPYIQKAYDTNASLSGLLNTLFIGSYVLVAPIAGYLGDHCNKKYTVCAGVIVWLSMTLTLSFIPDGYFLLFLLTSGLVGAGEATFCTIAPSIIADLFTSDQRTRMLNVFYSVIPVGCGLGYIIGPKVTDAARGDWHWAFRVTPGLGLIAVALMILVTKELPRTTTNGKKNNKSQKFAKWATDLKKLFKNRSFMLTTMGSTAVSFIVGAIGVWGPSYLTHARTLLQEKDPCRAEPCDYHDILIFGVVTVVSGILGVVAGTEISKRYRKSNPRADPLVCGCAMMLSAPFLLLALTFGNISLVATNIFIFIGETLLSVNFTLISDIILKVVTPWRRSSALAVQMTIYHLLGDAGSPYLIGLISDTYERGYAKSPLLIYRSLEYALMTCTIMAVIGGAFFMATALYIERDEKEAEMESEPPSSSSSSLLPADEDRASD encoded by the coding sequence atggcctctccacaagacccattgctgaaggaggaggaagaagcaatggaggaccatagtgatatggatgtagaaaagggcgatatccctgagaggcagaacctgccatctctaagcgtgatgtccaccgcacgttccatcatcaccgtagtgatcctcgcctttgttaattttctcatctatgcaaatcgctccagcgtggcgggggtgctgccttatatacagaaagcatatgacaccaatgctagtctgtccggtttattgaatacattgttcattggaagctacgtgctggtcgcaccaattgccggatatttgggcgaccactgtaataagaaatatactgtttgcgcaggagtcatcgtttggctgagcatgacacttaccctgtcattcatccctgacgggtacttcctgctcttcctgctgacgagtgggctggttggagccggagaggcgactttctgcaccatcgccccctccatcattgcagacctttttacaagtgaccagcggacccgcatgctgaacgtgttttactccgtcatacctgtaggctgcggactaggatacatcatcgggcccaaagtgactgatgcagcaaggggcgattggcactgggcatttcgggtcacccctggcctgggcctcatagctgtggctttgatgattttggtcacaaaggagcttccaagaacgactacaaacgggaagaagaacaacaaatcccagaagtttgctaaatgggcgacagatctgaaaaaactatttaaaaatcgaagcttcatgttaaccaccatgggatcgacggctgtatccttcatagtgggagccataggtgtatggggtccgtcatacctgacccatgcacgaacactcctacaagagaaggacccttgccgtgctgaaccgtgtgactatcacgacatcctaatatttggtgtggttacagtcgtttctggcattctgggagttgtagcagggacggagataagtaaaagatatcgcaaatccaacccacgggcggacccgcttgtgtgtggatgcgcgatgatgctctccgccccttttcttctgttggcattgacttttggcaacatcagccttgttgccaccaacatcttcatcttcatcggagagacgcttctgtcagtaaatttcaccctcatatctgacattatactaaaagtagtaactccgtggaggagatcttcagctctggccgtgcagatgacaatctatcacctcctaggtgatgccggcagcccgtacctcatcggcctgatatctgacacctacgaacgaggatatgccaaatcccctcttctgatataccgcagcctggagtatgccctcatgacctgcaccataatggcagttattggaggggccttcttcatggccacggccctatatatagagagggatgaaaaagaagcagagatggaatcagaacctccatcatcctcctcctcctcactgcttcctgccgatgaggaccgcgcttcagactga